TGTTTCTTATCTTATCCTGATGCAGGTGGATAGTACAAATGTACTTAATATTTTGGGGTGGAAAATTGATTTAGGATGGTTCTTTGCAGTCTTCATTATCTTCTGGCTTGTAGGATGGTCAAATGCCGTGAATCTTACGGATGGTATTGATGGCTTAGCCAGTATCACAGTGGCCATCTCTCTCAGCGCTTATGCTGTAATTGCTGCTGCTCAAGGACGATATGATGTATTACTTATCATTCTATCCGTCATCGGTGGTTTGATTGCTTTCTTTTTCTTCAATCACAAACCAGCAAAAATATTTATGGGAGATGTGGGAAGTCTTGGTTTAGGAGGTTTTATCGCCATCGTTTCGATTCTTTTACATGTCGAGTGGACCCTCCTATTGATTGGCTTTATCTATATCTTAGAAACCGTTTCTGTTATGATGCAGGTGTCGTACTTTAAAATAACACACGGCAAACGTATTTTCCGTATGACACCGATTCACCATCATTTTGAGCTTGGTGGCTTCTCTGGTAAAGGAAAAGGTTGGAGTGAATGGAAGATTGATATTGTCTTCTGGTGTGTCACAGCACTTTTATCAATTTTAGCTTTAGTCATTTATTTTAATATATAAAAAAGAGGTCTTTCCTCTTTTTTTTTTGTATATTTAAGTTGAGTACATTTTAAGATTTTAATTGTATAATCTTAATTATCTTAAAAAGGAGCGAGGGCTCCTTTCATTTTATTTGCAACTGTATGTGGGAGGGAAAACGGAGTAGTTTCTAAAGCTGATAAATTTGGCAGCCTCTGGTATAATAGAAATATGTGAAAACTCTTTCAAGAATGGAAATGAATATGAATAAAGAAATAAAAACGACCCGCTTTGAAGTTGAAGAGTTTG
This window of the Lactococcus garvieae subsp. garvieae genome carries:
- the mraY gene encoding phospho-N-acetylmuramoyl-pentapeptide-transferase, with product MLITAFLAALVALVLTAIGIPRFIMFFHKKKLGGQPTLEEVKQHASKSGTPTMGGLVFVVAALLVSAVFALMFAQFTPMFITAWWVLAMYSLIGFLDDFMKIFSQKNHGGLKASHKLLAQIVTGIVSYLILMQVDSTNVLNILGWKIDLGWFFAVFIIFWLVGWSNAVNLTDGIDGLASITVAISLSAYAVIAAAQGRYDVLLIILSVIGGLIAFFFFNHKPAKIFMGDVGSLGLGGFIAIVSILLHVEWTLLLIGFIYILETVSVMMQVSYFKITHGKRIFRMTPIHHHFELGGFSGKGKGWSEWKIDIVFWCVTALLSILALVIYFNI